The following proteins are encoded in a genomic region of Nicotiana sylvestris chromosome 4, ASM39365v2, whole genome shotgun sequence:
- the LOC138890153 gene encoding uncharacterized protein, whose product MVGKGCLLYLTFVRDIGVDTPTIDYVPVLQDFLDVFPADIAGKPLKRDIDLVPGTQRISIPLYRMVIAELKELKEQLQELLDKEFIRLSISLGANVVVDALNRKAVSMGSLAFIPIGKKPLAVDVQALANMFVRLDVSEPNQHGDSKDITIGDDGVLRIHGRICVANVDMLREFILEEAHNSREARLLGTNLVKDALDKVKLIQDHLHTAWSRQKSYANRKVRDVAYIVGEKVLLKISPMKDVMRFGKKRKLIPHYIGPFEYVSDPCHVLDFSTVQLDGDLTYVVEPVAILGPQVLKLRSKDIDSVKV is encoded by the exons atggttgggaagggatgtctaTTATATTTGACCTTTGTGAGGGATATTGGTGTtgatactcctactattgattatgttccagtgCTACAAGATTttctggatgtgtttcctgcagacattGCGGGGAAGCCGCTCAAAAGGGATATTGACttggtgccaggcactcagcgCATTTCTATTCCTTTGTATCGTATGGTAATagctgagttgaaggaattgaaagagcaacttcaggaacttcttgataaggagtTTATTAGGCTTAGTATttcccttggg GcaaatgtggtggtcgatgccttgaatAGAAAGGCAGTTAgcatgggtagccttgcattcaTTCCTATTGGTAAgaaacctcttgcagttgatgttcaggcattggccaacatgttcgtgagattagatgtttcagagcccaaccag CACGGTGATTCCAAGGATattactattggggatgatggggtgttgaggattcATGGTCGGATCTGTGTGGCTAACGTAGACATGCTGCGTGAGtttattcttgaggaggcccacaactcACG ggaggctaggctattgggtactaaCTTGGTtaaggatgctttggacaaggttaaattgattcaggatcatCTTCACACGGCGTGgtctagacaaaagagttacgccaataggaaggttcgtgatgttgcttACATAGTTGGGGAGAAGGTACTGCTCAAGATTTCACCCATGAAGgatgttatgagattcgggaagaagcgCAAGTTAATCCCTCATTATATTGGGCCGTTTGAG TATGTCAGCGATCCGtgtcatgttttggacttcagcacggttcagttggatggtgatttgacttatgttgTGGAGCCTGTAGCCATTTTGGGTCCTCAAGTTCTAAAGTTAAGGTCCAAAGACATAGATTCAGTGAAGGtgtag